In a single window of the Magnolia sinica isolate HGM2019 chromosome 7, MsV1, whole genome shotgun sequence genome:
- the LOC131251896 gene encoding putative disease resistance protein RGA3, with amino-acid sequence MAYPLVSNVAEKLNNLIQDEVALLVGVTDEIKKLSRTFTLIQAVLKDAETRRSKDEAVKIWLQNVKDVAYDMDDILDERMTEAFRSQVPDEGDESCFSEMKVRNFLSPITCFKHVTLRHKIGSRIKEVRGRLHDIAEEKNQLGLRADSGEGERVVSELIRRGENRDRETSSLVNPLSVIGREGEKNEVIGLLLQEVTEVPFVISIVGMGGLGKTTLAQLIYNDEKVKGHFDMKMIR; translated from the coding sequence atGGCTTATCCGCTGGTCTCGAACGTAGCAGAGAAGTTGAATAACCTCATCCAAGATGAGGTAGCTTTGTTGGTGGGTGTCACCGACGAGATCAAAAAGCTTTCCCGTACGTTCACTTTAATCCAAGCTGTGCTTAAAGATGCTGAAACTCGGCGATCGAAGGACGAAGCAGTGAAGATCTGGTTGCAGAATGTCAAAGATGTGGCCTATGATATGGATGACATATTAGATGAAAGGATGACAGAAGCTTTCAGATCACAAGTACCCGATGAAGGCGATGAGTCCTGTTTCAGCGAGATGAAAGTAAGAAACTTCCTCTCGCCTATTACTTGCTTCAAACATGTCACGTTACGCCACAAAATTGGGAGTAGGATAAAGGAAGTGAGGGGTAGATTACATGATATCGCTGAAGAGAAGAATCAATTGGGTCTTAGAGCAGATAGTGGGGAGGGTGAGAGAGTGGTTAGTGAATTGATCAGGCGGGGTGAGAACAGAGACCGAGAGACAAGCTCCCTAGTCAACCCACTGTCAGTGATAGGCAGAGAAGGTGAAAAAAATGAAGTCATAGGCTTGCTGCTGCAGGAGGTAACTGAGGTACCCTTTGTCATTTCTATCGTTGGAATGGGGGGTTTGGGCAAGACCACTCTTGCTCAGCTCATCTACAACGATGAGAAAGTAAAGGGGCATTTTGACATGAAAATGATACGATAG